In Gemmatimonadetes bacterium SCN 70-22, the following are encoded in one genomic region:
- a CDS encoding aminotransferase, with product MTHAADVNDVTALVRGPQTPGRISTPVGTLEGSAILKIAGEIRQRVAAGEKVCNLTVGDFDPRQFRIPAALEQGIAQALARGETNYPPGTGIPALRDAILAYYERSLGLRYPVESVLVTSGSRPGVYGTYCTLVDPGDRVVYPAPSWNNNYYCHMVGAVADPVMTTPDESFMPSAETLAPHLRGARMLALNSPLNPCGTAFTAESLGAICDLVLEENARRGRAERPLYVMYDQVYWQLTFGDVQHVDPVSLRPEMARYTVLVDGISKAFAATGVRVGWVLGPTDVVEGMNNFLSHVGTWAPRAEQVATAALLLNEDAIADYRSQLLAGVRARLDALYDGIAAFKGAGHPVDAIAPQGAIYLSARFDLYGKRTPQGEVLRTSEDIRAWLLRESGLAVVPFHAFGAEGETGWCRLSVGAVSLEDIAGALPRLGAGLAALR from the coding sequence ATGACGCACGCTGCCGATGTGAACGACGTGACCGCGCTGGTCCGCGGTCCCCAGACACCGGGTCGCATTTCCACCCCCGTCGGGACGCTCGAGGGGTCGGCGATCCTGAAGATCGCCGGCGAGATCCGCCAGCGCGTGGCAGCGGGCGAGAAGGTCTGCAACCTCACCGTGGGCGATTTCGACCCGCGGCAGTTCCGGATCCCGGCGGCGCTGGAGCAGGGGATTGCGCAGGCGCTGGCGCGTGGCGAGACCAACTATCCCCCCGGGACGGGGATTCCCGCGCTTCGCGACGCGATCCTGGCCTACTACGAGCGCTCGTTAGGGCTGCGGTACCCGGTGGAGTCGGTCCTGGTGACGTCGGGGTCGCGCCCCGGGGTGTACGGGACCTACTGCACGCTGGTCGACCCGGGGGACCGGGTGGTCTACCCGGCGCCGAGCTGGAACAACAACTACTACTGCCACATGGTGGGGGCGGTGGCCGACCCGGTGATGACGACGCCCGACGAGTCGTTCATGCCGTCGGCGGAGACGCTGGCGCCGCACCTGCGCGGGGCGCGGATGCTGGCGCTCAACTCGCCGCTCAACCCGTGCGGGACGGCCTTCACCGCCGAGTCGTTAGGCGCCATCTGCGACCTCGTGCTGGAGGAGAACGCGCGCCGCGGCAGGGCGGAGCGTCCGCTGTACGTCATGTACGACCAGGTGTACTGGCAGCTGACGTTCGGCGACGTGCAGCACGTGGACCCGGTGTCGCTGCGTCCCGAGATGGCGCGCTACACGGTGCTGGTGGACGGGATCTCCAAGGCGTTCGCCGCCACCGGGGTACGGGTGGGGTGGGTGCTGGGGCCGACCGACGTGGTCGAGGGGATGAACAACTTCCTCAGCCACGTGGGGACGTGGGCGCCGCGCGCCGAGCAGGTGGCGACCGCCGCCCTCCTGCTCAACGAGGATGCCATTGCCGACTACCGGTCGCAGCTCCTGGCCGGCGTGCGCGCGCGGCTCGATGCGCTGTACGACGGGATCGCCGCCTTCAAGGGGGCGGGGCATCCCGTGGACGCGATCGCCCCGCAGGGGGCGATCTACCTGAGCGCGCGCTTCGACCTCTACGGCAAGCGGACGCCACAGGGCGAGGTGCTGCGCACCAGCGAGGACATCCGCGCCTGGCTGTTGCGCGAGTCGGGGCTGGCGGTGGTCCCCTTCCACGCCTTCGGCGCCGAGGGGGAAACCGGGTGGTGCCGCCTCTCGGTGGGGGCGGTGAGCCTGGAGGACATCGCCGGGGCGCTCCCGCGGCTGGGGGCGGGGTTGGCGGCTTTACGTTAG